The following are encoded together in the Nisaea sediminum genome:
- the tilS gene encoding tRNA lysidine(34) synthetase TilS, with amino-acid sequence MPSANASAADLRPGRRESAEIGVAPVGEDEFGRLIRAVEPALTDAPPSLFLAGVSGGADSMALCLLLDRWCRANGHRFRALIVDHGLRAESAAEAARVSGWLQARGIASDILRWSAGKPVAGVQAAARAARFALMTGRARELGARGIFLAHHLEDQAETMVMRLGRDSGPDGLAGIRMRQMHAEFPVYRPLLGISPQRLRAHCVTEAQAWIEDPSNRNRKFERVRVRQEADGRRAAGLDAMVLHRVASVFSRLRDWSDGTLASFLREAGELDPRGFVRLDPITLKGLPAALRRKLLSGLLQSVGGGGHPPRGESLARLERWVSEGGFSRVTLAGCLVWRTEKDGIWIVRETPRGLRPRIVGAGAGLRWDGRFDVIWREDRPAWVHMLTRAGDRRLRRLRPPAGSALALPESVRCSLPAVTDLDGRLFAPHFPETWTDAAQSEDGRLQIEFRPAVPWVADAFRASRDDRAGAKV; translated from the coding sequence ATGCCGAGCGCAAACGCATCGGCTGCTGATCTCCGGCCCGGACGGCGGGAGAGCGCCGAGATCGGCGTCGCGCCGGTCGGCGAGGACGAGTTCGGCCGGCTGATCCGGGCCGTTGAGCCGGCCTTGACCGACGCGCCACCGTCGCTCTTTCTCGCCGGTGTTTCCGGCGGTGCCGACAGCATGGCCCTCTGCCTGCTCCTTGATCGCTGGTGCCGGGCCAATGGGCACCGGTTCCGAGCCCTCATCGTGGATCATGGGCTGCGGGCGGAGTCCGCGGCGGAAGCCGCCCGTGTGTCCGGCTGGCTGCAAGCCCGCGGTATTGCGTCCGATATCCTCCGCTGGTCCGCGGGCAAGCCGGTAGCTGGCGTTCAGGCGGCGGCGCGCGCGGCCCGGTTCGCGCTCATGACGGGTCGTGCCCGGGAGCTTGGGGCCCGGGGAATTTTCCTCGCGCATCATCTCGAAGACCAGGCCGAGACCATGGTCATGCGGCTTGGCCGGGACAGCGGTCCCGACGGGCTCGCGGGAATTCGGATGCGTCAAATGCACGCGGAATTCCCCGTCTATCGGCCGCTGCTCGGTATTTCGCCGCAGCGCCTCAGGGCCCATTGTGTGACGGAAGCCCAGGCCTGGATCGAGGACCCGAGCAACCGGAACCGCAAGTTCGAGCGGGTCAGGGTGCGCCAGGAGGCGGACGGCCGTCGCGCCGCCGGTCTGGACGCGATGGTGCTCCATCGTGTGGCATCGGTGTTCTCCCGGCTCCGGGATTGGAGCGACGGCACGCTAGCCTCCTTCCTTCGGGAGGCGGGAGAGCTCGATCCGCGCGGTTTCGTGCGCCTCGACCCGATCACGCTCAAGGGGCTGCCCGCGGCCTTGCGTCGCAAACTGCTCTCCGGCCTGCTGCAATCCGTCGGCGGGGGAGGCCATCCGCCGCGTGGGGAAAGTCTGGCGCGGCTCGAGCGCTGGGTCTCCGAGGGCGGCTTCTCGCGTGTCACGCTCGCCGGGTGCCTGGTCTGGAGAACGGAAAAGGACGGCATCTGGATCGTGCGGGAGACGCCACGCGGCCTGCGGCCCCGGATTGTCGGGGCCGGCGCCGGGTTACGCTGGGACGGTCGCTTCGACGTCATCTGGCGCGAGGACCGGCCTGCCTGGGTACATATGCTGACCCGCGCGGGCGACCGCCGCCTGCGCCGTCTGCGGCCTCCGGCAGGGTCGGCGCTGGCGCTGCCCGAGAGTGTCCGATGCTCGCTTCCGGCGGTCACCGACCTTGACGGGCGTCTCTTTGCCCCCCACTTTCCGGAGACGTGGACAGATGCGGCGCAGTCGGAAGACGGCCGTCTTCAAATAGAATTTCGTCCCGCCGTACCCTGGGTCGCAGATGCGTTCCGGGCGAGCAGGGATGACAGGGCCGGAGCGAAAGTCTAA
- the ybgF gene encoding tol-pal system protein YbgF: MIRRYGVRGFCLFGAAVAIAMTSIGSAAAQDVQNLLNRLDRMERDMQDLQRQLYRNTLSTPGAGGAGTGITATPVSPAPITRGSGSSASAGGQSGSLDTSYAARVEVRLQQLETLIRSLTGKIEEVEFRVEQNSGRLDRLVRDIDFRLQALEQGGAPVQSGEPRPGGGAIAQAPQAEPAPVPGQGQGVLGTLSQAEIKAVDEGTAQLPAPEGGAAASKPEAVASAPSAGQILPDGTPEEQYKHAFAYLQKQDFDSAEKALSLFLERHPKSPLAGNAMYWLGETYYVRKDFPLAAKTFATGYTDYPGSSKTADNLLKLGFSLARMDRKDDACVTFDKLRADFPNASDNIKRRADAERKRIGC; this comes from the coding sequence ATGATCAGGCGGTACGGAGTGCGCGGGTTCTGTCTGTTCGGCGCGGCTGTCGCGATAGCCATGACGTCGATCGGGTCTGCCGCCGCGCAGGATGTGCAGAATCTGCTTAACCGGCTCGACCGGATGGAGCGGGACATGCAGGACCTGCAGCGCCAGCTCTATCGCAACACGCTCTCGACTCCGGGGGCCGGCGGCGCCGGAACCGGGATTACGGCGACACCTGTCAGCCCGGCTCCCATCACCCGCGGCTCCGGGTCCTCCGCCTCTGCGGGGGGCCAATCGGGATCGCTCGACACCAGCTATGCCGCGCGCGTCGAAGTGCGTCTGCAGCAGCTGGAAACGCTGATCCGCTCGCTGACCGGCAAGATCGAGGAGGTCGAGTTCCGCGTCGAGCAGAATTCCGGACGCCTCGACCGGCTGGTGCGCGACATCGATTTCCGGCTGCAGGCGCTGGAGCAGGGCGGCGCGCCGGTTCAGTCCGGCGAACCCCGTCCAGGTGGCGGCGCGATCGCCCAGGCTCCGCAGGCTGAGCCTGCGCCTGTTCCGGGGCAGGGTCAGGGGGTTCTGGGGACCTTGAGCCAGGCCGAGATCAAGGCTGTGGACGAGGGAACGGCCCAGCTGCCCGCACCGGAGGGCGGCGCGGCGGCGAGCAAGCCCGAGGCGGTGGCGAGTGCTCCGTCGGCCGGACAGATCCTCCCGGACGGGACGCCGGAGGAACAGTACAAGCACGCGTTCGCCTATCTGCAGAAGCAGGATTTCGACTCCGCCGAGAAGGCCCTGAGCCTGTTTCTCGAGCGCCACCCGAAGAGCCCGCTTGCGGGCAATGCCATGTACTGGCTGGGCGAGACCTATTACGTGCGCAAGGACTTCCCTCTCGCGGCCAAGACCTTCGCGACCGGCTACACCGATTACCCGGGCAGTTCGAAGACCGCGGACAATCTCTTGAAGCTCGGCTTTTCCCTCGCCCGTATGGATCGCAAGGACGATGCCTGCGTCACCTTCGACAAGCTGAGGGCCGATTTCCCGAATGCGTCGGACAATATCAAGCGCCGGGCGGATGCCGAGCGCAAACGCATCGGCTGCTGA
- the pal gene encoding peptidoglycan-associated lipoprotein Pal: MAKKFLSIVAAALLVAACSTDQETASQSGGAGSTVPAANQPATSAAPSGPVAGSREEFVAEVGDRVFFDFDKYDLSSEARTTLERQAFWLRKYPSVTVTIEGHCDERGTREYNLALGERRATAAKDYLVALGIDAGRIATISYGKERPVAFGSNEEAWAQNRRGVTTIN, from the coding sequence CTCGTTGCCGCGTGCTCGACCGACCAGGAGACTGCTTCCCAGTCGGGCGGCGCGGGATCGACTGTGCCGGCTGCGAACCAGCCTGCGACGAGCGCGGCGCCGTCCGGCCCCGTAGCAGGGTCCCGCGAGGAGTTTGTCGCGGAAGTCGGTGATCGGGTTTTCTTCGACTTCGATAAATACGACCTGTCGTCTGAAGCGCGTACGACGCTTGAGCGCCAGGCTTTCTGGCTGCGCAAGTACCCGAGCGTGACGGTCACGATCGAAGGTCACTGTGACGAGCGCGGTACCCGTGAATACAACCTCGCCCTCGGCGAGCGTCGTGCCACCGCGGCGAAGGACTATCTGGTCGCGCTCGGTATCGATGCGGGCCGTATCGCGACCATCAGCTACGGCAAAGAGCGTCCGGTTGCGTTCGGCAGCAACGAGGAAGCCTGGGCCCAGAACCGTCGTGGTGTGACCACCATCAACTAA